In Thermococcus thioreducens, a genomic segment contains:
- a CDS encoding YiiX/YebB-like N1pC/P60 family cysteine hydrolase — MKTAAPIVALLILATMLNPVAASGSLGGSNYYHPYPTGIVPGDIVIGHNPLSSIVIPGYWTHTGIIAYYDYYANDWVVVEAWDDPSAVRLVYLSDFLRRYDTVAVLRVATTDYVRQNAVSFALQQLGKPYDWGWWTKQVYGDSYYCSELVWASYIAAGGPDIDANPGFSWKYLNGVAPQEVYDDGDTYVIYYHSA; from the coding sequence ATGAAAACGGCCGCTCCAATAGTTGCCCTGTTGATACTCGCGACAATGTTGAATCCGGTTGCAGCATCCGGCAGTCTGGGCGGTTCAAACTACTACCACCCATACCCAACCGGAATAGTGCCCGGAGACATCGTCATAGGACACAACCCATTGAGCAGCATCGTAATCCCAGGCTACTGGACGCACACAGGGATCATAGCCTACTATGACTACTACGCAAACGACTGGGTTGTCGTTGAGGCATGGGATGACCCAAGTGCGGTCAGACTTGTTTATCTCTCAGACTTCCTCAGGAGGTACGACACGGTTGCGGTTCTGCGCGTTGCCACCACCGACTACGTAAGGCAGAACGCGGTTTCCTTCGCCCTCCAACAGCTGGGCAAGCCCTACGACTGGGGCTGGTGGACGAAGCAGGTCTACGGTGACAGCTACTACTGCTCAGAGCTTGTGTGGGCATCCTACATAGCCGCCGGCGGACCGGATATAGATGCAAACCCCGGCTTCAGCTGGAAGTACCTCAACGGAGTCGCGCCGCAGGAGGTCTACGACGACGGTGACACCTACGTGATATACTACCACTCGGCCTGA
- the dph2 gene encoding diphthamide biosynthesis enzyme Dph2 gives MHEVSSREILKTLRELNAERVLIQTPEGLKREAQSLADFLEENGIEAIISGDINYGACDPADREAKLLGCDALIHLGHSYMRLHLEVPTIFIPAFAGVDVVPALEKNLGEVRKLGKRIALVTTAQHIHQLRRAKEFLEGKGFEVLIGKGDSRVSWPGQVLGCNFTAAKVDAEGVLFIGAGYFHPLGVAVATGKPTLAVNPYSGDAMWMDRESERLIRKRWAQIAKAMDAQKFGVVTSTKKGQLRLAEAKRIVNLLREHGKYARLIAMNHINYPALEGFDFDAYVVVACPRVPIDDYENWRKPVLTPAEVEVLLGLREDYAFDEILGAERKFDEPLGVSVR, from the coding sequence ATGCACGAAGTTTCGAGCCGCGAGATACTGAAAACCCTTCGAGAGCTCAACGCTGAGCGGGTACTCATCCAGACACCTGAGGGGCTGAAGAGAGAGGCCCAGTCTCTGGCCGACTTCCTTGAGGAGAACGGGATCGAGGCAATAATAAGCGGGGACATAAACTACGGCGCCTGCGATCCGGCCGATAGGGAAGCAAAGCTACTCGGCTGCGACGCACTGATACACCTCGGTCACAGCTACATGCGCCTCCATCTGGAGGTTCCCACGATATTTATCCCGGCCTTTGCCGGGGTGGACGTTGTTCCGGCCCTGGAGAAGAATCTGGGGGAAGTCCGAAAGCTCGGGAAGAGGATAGCCCTCGTCACGACGGCCCAGCACATTCACCAGCTCAGAAGGGCGAAGGAGTTCCTGGAAGGGAAAGGCTTTGAGGTCCTAATCGGAAAGGGCGACTCCCGCGTTTCTTGGCCCGGCCAGGTTCTCGGATGTAACTTTACGGCGGCAAAGGTTGATGCGGAAGGAGTTCTCTTCATCGGCGCCGGCTATTTCCACCCCCTCGGCGTTGCGGTCGCGACGGGTAAACCGACCTTGGCGGTCAACCCCTACTCCGGCGATGCTATGTGGATGGACCGGGAGTCTGAGAGACTCATAAGGAAGCGCTGGGCTCAGATAGCAAAGGCCATGGACGCTCAAAAGTTCGGCGTAGTAACCAGCACCAAAAAGGGCCAGCTTCGCTTGGCTGAGGCGAAGCGCATCGTCAACCTCCTCCGGGAGCACGGGAAATACGCGAGGCTCATAGCCATGAACCACATTAACTACCCGGCTTTGGAAGGCTTCGACTTCGATGCTTACGTCGTCGTTGCCTGTCCCCGAGTGCCTATAGACGACTACGAGAACTGGAGGAAGCCCGTGCTGACGCCGGCCGAGGTGGAGGTACTGCTTGGCCTCCGCGAGGACTACGCTTTCGATGAGATACTCGGGGCTGAACGAAAATTCGATGAGCCTCTTGGAGTGAGTGTCAGGTAG
- a CDS encoding PadR family transcriptional regulator, with translation MLVDRKEKALKKLRKDLRSGLYSYLVLLLLEREEELHGYAIRKRLIELSDGRIVPSEGALYDILKSLKKTGLVQDTWAEVGGRPRKYYSLTKLGREVLSELRMEIGAIMETLERMEMGK, from the coding sequence GTGCTGGTTGACAGAAAGGAGAAAGCCCTCAAGAAGCTGAGAAAAGACCTCCGCTCTGGGCTCTACTCGTACCTGGTGCTCCTGCTCCTGGAGAGGGAGGAAGAGCTCCACGGCTACGCGATACGGAAGAGGTTAATCGAACTCAGCGACGGCAGAATCGTGCCCAGTGAAGGGGCCCTGTACGACATCCTCAAGAGCCTGAAAAAGACCGGGCTGGTTCAGGACACCTGGGCCGAGGTTGGCGGAAGGCCGAGGAAGTACTACTCCCTGACGAAGCTGGGCAGGGAAGTCCTGAGCGAGCTGAGGATGGAGATAGGGGCGATAATGGAGACGCTTGAGAGGATGGAGATGGGAAAATGA
- a CDS encoding heavy metal-binding domain-containing protein, protein MDEFIITTTEKIPGYRVVEVRGLARGGIVRATHVGRDIMAFFKNLKGGEVQEYTQMLAEAREEALRRMRLHAEDMGANAVIGVRFMTSAVASGMAEIYAYGTAVVVEKLEE, encoded by the coding sequence ATGGATGAGTTCATCATAACGACCACCGAGAAAATTCCGGGGTATAGGGTGGTCGAGGTCAGAGGCCTTGCCAGGGGTGGCATAGTCAGGGCAACCCACGTCGGGAGGGACATAATGGCATTCTTCAAGAACCTGAAGGGCGGTGAAGTGCAGGAGTACACCCAGATGCTGGCAGAGGCCAGGGAGGAGGCGCTGAGGAGGATGAGGCTCCACGCGGAGGACATGGGGGCCAATGCCGTCATAGGGGTCCGCTTCATGACTTCAGCTGTTGCCTCGGGCATGGCTGAGATATACGCCTACGGTACGGCGGTGGTCGTTGAAAAGCTGGAGGAGTGA